The genomic region CGCCTTTATGACGTCGCCTGCCGGTACATCCTTGGGCACGATGAAGGCGAGGTCACGCGTGACCGGCAAGAGGTCGGAAGTCGTAAGCGGCGGTTTGGCGCGCGACTTCTTCTTCTCGGGCGGCAGAGCGTCGAGAAAGATCTCGAATGCGGAGACCGGCGCTTCGACATCGAGGGCTTTCAGCGTCGCCGGATGGACCTCGCCGAAATATGCCAGAACGGTTTTGGGACCGAGCTTCAGTGCGCCGGAACGGCCGGGGTGATACCAATGCGGTGCATCACGCGTTATTTGGGCCTGGGCTGGGTCGACGCCAAGTGCTGCAAGTGCGGCGAAGACGTCGGCTTTGACGTCGAACACGCCGACGGGTGCGGCGTTGCCGTCCCAGTTGCGTCCGGAGCCTGAGAGATGCGCCGTTCCGGCGCGGACGCCAGCGGCGCTCAGGTATTGGTCTTCGGGTTTCTCACCGCGATAGGCTTGACCGAGCTCGAACAACGCGACGTCCGCGACGCCGCGATTGCGATTGCGCGTGACGGACGCGAGAAGCCCCGGCAACAGCCCTGGACGCATCGAGGACATTTCAACGGAAATCGGATTGGCGAGGTCAAGTTCGTCCGCGACGCCGCCGAAGTGCGTAGCTTCGGCCTTCGGAATGAAGCTCCAGGTCACGGCCTCGACGAAGCCGCGGGCCGCCAGCAGACGGCGGGCGCGGCGGGCGCGCTTCTGCTTATCCGTCAGGACGGCGCGGGCGATGCCGTCCGCGCGCGGAAGCGGCGTCGCCGGGATGCGGTCGAGGCCGGCGATGCGCACGACTTCTTCGACGAGGTCAGCGGGGCCGTGGACGTCCGGCCGCCACGTCGGAACGGTCACCTTCGCTGCGTTAGGTTTGCCGGTGATGGTGAAGCCGAGTGCATTCAGGATTTTCGTAATTTCGGCTTCCGAAAGCGTCACGCCGGACAGTTTCTCGACACGTGCGTAGTCGAACGCGATGACCCGCTCCTCGATGGGTTCCTTGCCGGCGACTTTCGCTTTCGAGGCTTCGCCGCCGCAGAATTTCAGGATCATGTCGGTCGCGAGATCGAGACCGGGGCGTTCTGATGCCGGATCGACGCCGCGCTCGAAGCGATAGCGTGCGTCCGTCACCAGTCCGGTCTTGCGGCCGGTGGCGGCGGTGCGCAGGGGATCGAAGTATGCGCTTTCGATCAGGACGGCTTTGGTCTCCGGCGTGCAGCCGGTGCTTTCGCCTCCCATCACGCCACCAAGGCCCAGCGGTCCGGTGTCGTCGGCGATGACGCACATCGTGTCATCGACCGTGTATTCCTTGCCGTCGAGCGCCAGAAACTTTTCGCCGTTCTTGCCGAGACGGGCGTGCAGCGCGCCCTTGATCTTGTGGGCGTCATAGACGTGCAGCGGCCGCGCACGATCAAGCGATATGTAGTTGGTGACGTCAACGAGAGCGTTGATCGGGCGCAGGCCAGCCGCTTTCAGGCGGTTCTGCATCCAATCGGGCGACGCGCCGTTGGTGACATTGCGGATTGTTCGCGCGGCGAACACGGGGCAGGCGTCGGCCGTCTCTGGCGTGAACTCAAGCTTGACTGGAATTTTGCAGTCGAAGGTCTCGTTCAGTGGAGCGAGTTGCGGTTCCGGCTTCAGGGTGCCCATGCCGGCCGCGGCCAGATCACGCGCGATGCCGCGTACGCCCGTGCAATCGGGACGGTTCGGCGTCAGCTTTACTTCGATGATTGGATCGTTGAGACCGGCGACGTCGATATAGGCTTGGCCGACCTTATCTGCCCACTCGGCGGGGAGATCGAGGATGCCGTCGCTTTCTGCGGACAACTCAAGTTCGGCGGCCGAGCACATCATGCCGTTCGAGACGACGCCGCGAACCGGCTTCTTTTCGAGCGTGATCTTTGAGCCGGGAATGTAAGTGCCGAGCGGTGCAAAGACCGCGACCATGCCCGCGCGCGCGTTCGGGGCGCCGCAGACGACTTCCATCAGCGGCTGACCCTTGGCGATTTCGACCTGCACGATCTGCAGCTTGTCGGCGTTGGGATGCTTTTTGGCTTCGACGATGCGCGCGACCTTGAAGGCTCCAAGCGTCTTGCCCGGATCTTCGACACCTTCGACCTCGAGGCCAATGGCAGACAGGACAGTGGCAAGCTCATCGACGGACTTGTCCGTGTCGAGATGATCTTTGAGCCAGGAGAGCGTGAATTTCATTATTGCGTCCTTATGTCGACAACCCGCCGCCGAGGGTCGGGACGTCGAGCATCGAGAATCCGTAGTGGCTGAGCCACTTGAGGTCGCCGGAGAAGAAAGAGCGCAAGTCCGGGATGCCGTACTTCAGCATCGTCAGGCGGTCGAGGCCGACACCGAATGCGAAGCCCTGATACTTTTCCGGATCGAGACCGCAGTTGCGCAGCACGTTCGGATGAACCATGCCGCAACCGAGAATTTCCAGCCATTGGCCCGGCTTGCCGATGGCCTCGGCGCCGATGTCGACTTCCATCGACGGCTCCGTGAAGGGGAAGTGCGACGCGCGGAAGCGCATCTTCACTTCATCGACTTCGAAGAAGGCTTTGCAGAACTCCTGCAGAACCCACTTCAGGTGGCCCATGTGGGTCGTCTCGTCGATGACGAGGCCTTCGACCTGATGGAACATCGGCGTGTGGGTCTGGTCGCTGTCCATACGATAGACGCGGCCCGGCGCGATGATGCGGATCGGCGGCTTCTGCGACACCATCGTGCGGATTTGCACCGGACTAGTGTGCGTGCGCAACAATAAGCGCGAACCGTCTGCCTTCGGTGAGAAATAGAACGTGTCGTGATCCTGGCGCGCAGGGTGCTCGGCCGGAATGTTGAGCTTGTCGAAATTCATCTCGTCGGTTTCGACGTCTGGGCCTTCGGCGACCGAGAAACCCATGTCGGCGAAGATTTCGACGACTTCGTCGAGTACTTGCGAAACGGGATGGATGCGGCCGGAGGCAACGGGGCCGAGGCGGACCGGCAGCGTAACATCGGCGCGTTCGGTCTTCAGGCGCTCGTCGAGGGCAGCGGCTTCGAGATCGGATTTGCGGGCATCGAGCGCCTCTGCAACTTTCGTCTTCAGAGCGTTGACCGTCTGACCGAAGCTTTTACGCTCGTCCGGGGGAAGCGATCCGAGCTTGCTCATCAGCTCGGAGACGCGGCCTTTCTTGCCGAGGCTCGAGACGCGGACGGCATCGAGCGTTGCGAGGTCGGCTGCGCCAGAGATTTCGACGAGAAGCTCGCTTTCGAGTTTCGTCAAGTCCGTTTGTGTGTCGGTCATAGGCGGGACGTGCCCTCGCAGATTGTCATCCTCGGGCTCGTCCCGAGGATCCATGCGCAGGCCCCGCTGATGTCGCGGTAGAAAAAGGAGCACGCGGGCGCGCGTGGGTGATTTGCAGCAGAATGGGCCCTCGGGACAAGCCCGAGGGCGACAATAATGGAGGTTCGGCGAACCGAAATTAGGCGGCCTTGGCGACGGGTGACGAGGCAGCAGCGGCCGCCTTGTCGACGAGTGCCTTGAAGCCCGCCGGATCGTTGATGGCGATGTCCGAGAGAACCTTGCGGTCGACTTCGATGCCGAGGTTCGAAAGGCCATTGATAAAGCGGCCGTAGGTCAGGCCATGCTCGCGGACGGCAGCGTTGATGCGCTGGATCCAGAGGGCGCGGAAGTTGCGCTTGCGACGCTTGCGGTCGCGATAAGCGTACTGCTGCGACTTCTCAACCGCCTGCTTGGCGACGCGGATCGTGTTCTTGCGACGGCCGTAAAAGCCCTTCGCGGCCTTGATGACTTTCTTGTGCTTGGCGTGGGCGGTAACGCCACGTTTGACGCGGGCCATGGGATAGCTCCTAGAACTTCAAGATTTATTGGGTGGGCTGAGATTCTCTATTGAGCGCTTGCGACTCCGCTTCGCGGAGCCGGCTGCAAGCGCTGGAGAATTCAGCGGCTGTAGGGCATGTACTTCTTGACGATCTTGGCGTCAGAATCGTTCAGAACGCCCGTACCGCGCGCCTTCTGAATGAACTTCGCCGTGCGCTTGATCATGCCGTGACGCTTACCGGCCTGGGCCGCAACGACCTTGCCCGTGCCCGTCATCTTGAAGCGCTTTTTCGCGCCGCTCTTGGTCTTCAACTTAGGCATTTTGCTTATCCTAATTATCGCTCACGGTCCGCGCCGGACACTTGCGCTGACGCGCTTCGTATCCTGGCCCTCCGCGGGGGCGCCGCTAGCGGCGGGGCGCGGTCGCGCCCACGGACCTTGCGGTCCGAAGTACAGACAGATAGATGTCCGCACTCTCCTGCGAAGGGATGCTTTTTGCGGTTTCCGCCGGTTTTTCAAAAGCATAAGAACCGCCACGGCATGCCTCGCCGGGCGGCTCTGGAGGCGGTTTATAGGGAAGAGTTGGGAAAAGTGCAACTTTTTCGACGCGGGCCGGAAAAAAAGCATCCCGGCTGATGGTTTTCATAGCCCTATCGCGAAAATCCGTATGGATACCACCGAACCAAGTACATGGTTAATGCGTTGGTGGGGCGGGAAATCGCAAGGGGAGACGGGGCGTGCGGCAAATCGTTGATCAGATCGTCAATCTGCTCCAGCAGGGCATCACGGCGATTTTTAAATTCGTGGACCTGGTCTGGCAGTGGTCGTTCGGCCAGATGTTCGCGATCTTTCAGTCCAATTGGCAGGCGCTGCCGATCTGGAAGATCGTCGTGCTGGCGATCGTGGTGATTGCGATCATCTACGTGCTCTACCGCGGTTTCTTCCAGCTCTGGCGGGCCGCCGAACAGATTTTCAAAGCGTTCGTCGAGCTTTTGCTGGTGCTGGTATCGGTGCTGCCGTTCGTGCTGCTGGCTGGCATCATCGCGGCAGCGGGAAGCTATGTCATCCAGCACGTGAATTTCTAAAGCCGCGGCCGGTGCCTTCTTCCGGTGAGCTTGCGCTCTGCCCGTCGGGATTCTTTCCGAATACGATCTGCGTGCGCACGTAATAGAGCGTCACGAAGCAGATTAGCACGGAGATGGTTTTGCCCAAGAAGGGCTTCAGGCCCCATTCGTGAACCGTCAACCAGATGACGACGGCCGTGATGAGAAGCCCGACTGCGTTCGTTGCGAGGAATTCGAGAAAGCGACGATGCTCCGACTTCGGCGACAGGCCATGCCGGAAAACGAAGGTTCTTGTCAGTCCGTAATTCACGATCGTCGCGATCGAATACGATATGACGCTCTGCAAAATGGGCCAGCCGAAGGCGTGGGTCAGCGTCAAGAAAATGATATAATCAATAATGGTCGCGCTTAGATTCACGCCCGTATAGAGAAGCGCTTCGCGGACCTTAGGGTTCATGATCGGGGCTTTCGTCGTTGTCGGCGGAGGATGGATATTTTGCGGCGCGGCTTCAAGCCGACCGCTTGCCTCGGTCAAGCGGAGACGCGTGTTTCAATCGGGCGCGGTGGCATTCAGCGGCAAGTTCAGTTTTCCTCCAATTGCGTCTATTTCCCCCTGCTTGAGTGGTGAAGACGTTTGGATATGGCATTCTGGGCAAGCTTTTGTGTACCCCCGTTCGTTGCGAGTTCGGCCATGAAACTCGATCCGTTCGTTGTTGCCATTCTTCTTGTTGCAGCACTTCCGACGGCCGCCATCAGCCTGCGGTCAACCACTGGTTGGCGCGCGGGTATCGTGTTCGCGGCGTTCTATCCGGCGCTTGTCGTCGTGGTCGGCATCGTCATGATTGCGACCTTCATTTCGCTAGCCGCATTGGGGATTGTCGATCTCGATTGAGATTGATCCAATTTGTCATTACCGCGCTAGCGATCGAGCAACGATGCAATTCGAAGTTCTCGAATAATCCGCCGTGTTCGGATGTTCAGTCGCCATTCAGCCAATAAATTGGACATTCTGTACGCGCCCAAACGTAAGCGCCTATGGCACGATTAGAAACAAAAACGGAGTTGAACATGCGTCTCGCACCATTCTTGGCAGCGTCCGTTGTTGCGATCGGTCTTACCGCAGCGGCTTCCGCACCGCAGGCGGCGACGTTCGCGCCTGCACCACTCAAAGGAATCGAAGCCAATCAATCGCTTGCAGCGCCTGTTGCGTGGCGCCGGTATTGCTGGCGGTGGCGGAATATCTGTTCGCGCCGCTGGGGCTGGGGCGGTCCCCGGTTCCGCCGCTGCATGTGGCGCCACGGCTGCTGAGTATTCGCCGTTCAAACAAAAACGCCGGCGACCGGACTTGGTCGTCGGCGATTTCATTTCAGGGAATTTTTCTCAGATTTGTTTATTCGTCCGTCGCAGACGAGTGGCGAGCAAGCCCATTACCCTCAGGGCGAATTGCGGATCGTCGCGAATGACGGCAAGGAATGTCGGCTTGTCGATGGCGACGACCTCCGTCGGCTCGGCGGCCATCGCGGCCGCACTTCGCGGTCCGTCGTCGATCAAGGCCATCTCGCCGAAAATGCCGCCGGCGCGGACATTTTCGAGGACGATCCCGTAGGTAATGACGTCGACGCGGCCTGAGCGCACCATGTACATGGCATTGCCGGCATCTTCTTCGAGAAAGATTTTTTCACCCGCATCGAAGCGGCGGAACGGCGCGCCGATGCGGTCAAGAAGAGAAAAGTCGAACGGCTGCTCGTCGATCATACGGCGCCTCCGGCGTCCGGCGCGAGATGTCCGATCAAGCTAGAACCGTCCGTGTGTGTCCGCAAGTCGTAGGTCGGCCGACCGAGACGCGAAGGGCGGGGTAAAAGAGAGACCCCGCCGCCTTCCGATTACTTGGGGCTCGGTTACTTGGGAGCCAGGACCATCACCATCTGGCGGCCTTCGAAACGCGGCTCGCTTTCGACCTTCGAGATCGCTTCGGTATCGGCCTTCACGCGCTGCAAGACCGCCATGCCAAGCTGCGAGTGCGCCATCTCGCGACCGCGGAAGCGGAGCGTGATCTTGACCTTGTCGCCGTCTTCGAAGAACCGTTTGATTGCGCGCATTTTGACGTCGTAGTCATGATCGTCGATGCCCGGACGCATCTTGATCTCTTTCAGCTCGACAATCTTCTGGTTCTTGCGGGCTTCGGCGGCTTTCTTCTGTTCCTGGAA from Hyphomicrobium sp. MC1 harbors:
- the infC gene encoding translation initiation factor IF-3, producing MRPEPQSRENSGPRINDQIRAREVRLIDENGQNVGVISKFDALARAEDAGLDLVEISPDAEPPVCKILDFGKFKFQEQKKAAEARKNQKIVELKEIKMRPGIDDHDYDVKMRAIKRFFEDGDKVKITLRFRGREMAHSQLGMAVLQRVKADTEAISKVESEPRFEGRQMVMVLAPK
- a CDS encoding GtrA family protein, producing the protein MNPKVREALLYTGVNLSATIIDYIIFLTLTHAFGWPILQSVISYSIATIVNYGLTRTFVFRHGLSPKSEHRRFLEFLATNAVGLLITAVVIWLTVHEWGLKPFLGKTISVLICFVTLYYVRTQIVFGKNPDGQSASSPEEGTGRGFRNSRAG
- the rpmI gene encoding 50S ribosomal protein L35, which gives rise to MPKLKTKSGAKKRFKMTGTGKVVAAQAGKRHGMIKRTAKFIQKARGTGVLNDSDAKIVKKYMPYSR
- the pheT gene encoding phenylalanine--tRNA ligase subunit beta; translated protein: MKFTLSWLKDHLDTDKSVDELATVLSAIGLEVEGVEDPGKTLGAFKVARIVEAKKHPNADKLQIVQVEIAKGQPLMEVVCGAPNARAGMVAVFAPLGTYIPGSKITLEKKPVRGVVSNGMMCSAAELELSAESDGILDLPAEWADKVGQAYIDVAGLNDPIIEVKLTPNRPDCTGVRGIARDLAAAGMGTLKPEPQLAPLNETFDCKIPVKLEFTPETADACPVFAARTIRNVTNGASPDWMQNRLKAAGLRPINALVDVTNYISLDRARPLHVYDAHKIKGALHARLGKNGEKFLALDGKEYTVDDTMCVIADDTGPLGLGGVMGGESTGCTPETKAVLIESAYFDPLRTAATGRKTGLVTDARYRFERGVDPASERPGLDLATDMILKFCGGEASKAKVAGKEPIEERVIAFDYARVEKLSGVTLSEAEITKILNALGFTITGKPNAAKVTVPTWRPDVHGPADLVEEVVRIAGLDRIPATPLPRADGIARAVLTDKQKRARRARRLLAARGFVEAVTWSFIPKAEATHFGGVADELDLANPISVEMSSMRPGLLPGLLASVTRNRNRGVADVALFELGQAYRGEKPEDQYLSAAGVRAGTAHLSGSGRNWDGNAAPVGVFDVKADVFAALAALGVDPAQAQITRDAPHWYHPGRSGALKLGPKTVLAYFGEVHPATLKALDVEAPVSAFEIFLDALPPEKKKSRAKPPLTTSDLLPVTRDLAFIVPKDVPAGDVIKAAANSDKALIRAVNVFDVFEGGSLAAEGKKSVAIEVTIQPATETLTDQAIETITKKIVTDVKKATGGDLRS
- a CDS encoding cyclic nucleotide-binding domain-containing protein; translation: MIDEQPFDFSLLDRIGAPFRRFDAGEKIFLEEDAGNAMYMVRSGRVDVITYGIVLENVRAGGIFGEMALIDDGPRSAAAMAAEPTEVVAIDKPTFLAVIRDDPQFALRVMGLLATRLRRTNKQI
- the rplT gene encoding 50S ribosomal protein L20, with product MARVKRGVTAHAKHKKVIKAAKGFYGRRKNTIRVAKQAVEKSQQYAYRDRKRRKRNFRALWIQRINAAVREHGLTYGRFINGLSNLGIEVDRKVLSDIAINDPAGFKALVDKAAAAASSPVAKAA
- the pheS gene encoding phenylalanine--tRNA ligase subunit alpha; this translates as MTDTQTDLTKLESELLVEISGAADLATLDAVRVSSLGKKGRVSELMSKLGSLPPDERKSFGQTVNALKTKVAEALDARKSDLEAAALDERLKTERADVTLPVRLGPVASGRIHPVSQVLDEVVEIFADMGFSVAEGPDVETDEMNFDKLNIPAEHPARQDHDTFYFSPKADGSRLLLRTHTSPVQIRTMVSQKPPIRIIAPGRVYRMDSDQTHTPMFHQVEGLVIDETTHMGHLKWVLQEFCKAFFEVDEVKMRFRASHFPFTEPSMEVDIGAEAIGKPGQWLEILGCGMVHPNVLRNCGLDPEKYQGFAFGVGLDRLTMLKYGIPDLRSFFSGDLKWLSHYGFSMLDVPTLGGGLST